From the Odocoileus virginianus isolate 20LAN1187 ecotype Illinois chromosome 20, Ovbor_1.2, whole genome shotgun sequence genome, the window atcccctctcctaCCTCCCAAAACCaaagctttaactagacggacctttgttgacaaagtaatgtctctgttttttaatatgctgtctaggttggtcataacttttcttccaaagagcaagtgtcttttaatttcatggctgcagtcaccatctgcagtgattttggagtcccaaaaaataaagtctctcactgtttccattgtttccccatctatttgccataaagtgatgggaccagatgccatgatattagttttctgaatgttgagttttaagccgactttttcactctcctctttcatcaagaggctccttagttctttgctttctgccataagtgtgatgtcatctgcatatctgaggttattgatatttctcccagcaatcttgattccagcttgtgcttcctccagcccagcgtttctcatgatgtactatgcattataagttaaataagcaaggtgacaatatacagccttgacgtactccttttcctatttggaaccagtactgttgttccatgtccagttctaactgttgcttcttgacctgcatacagatttctcaggaggcaggaggcatggtctggtattcccatctctttcagaattttccacacagttTGTGGAAaatttgtcgtgatccacacagtcaaaggctttggcatagtcaataaagcagaagtagatgtttttctggaactctctagctttttcaatgatccagtggatgctggcaatttgatctctggttcctctgccttttctaaatccagcttgaacatctggaaattcacagttcacatactgttgaggcctTGCTtgttgaattttgagcattactttgctagcatgtgagatgagtgcaattgtgcagtagtttgagcattctttggcattgcctttctctgggactggaatgaaaactgaccttttccagtcctgtggtcactgctgagttttccaaatttgctagtatattgagtgcagcactttaacagtatcatcttttaggatttgaaatagctcaactggaattccatcacctccactagctttgttcatagtgatgtttcctaaggcccacttgacttctcattccagtagaatatatcataaaatttattcaaatatgCTCCATAAACAGGCAATTGAGGCTATGTTTAATTTTTGCTAATGACTACAAGGGTCCAAGGGTTCAGTACATATCCTTGCTCATCTGTCCTGATGCTTACAGTCTGTAGGACAGATTCCCCAAAGTTGGACAACTAGATCAAAgatttatgtgtctttttttttttttgccccaccCCCCGATTTATGTGTCTTTAAAACGTCTAAAGATTCAGCTTGATTACTCTCACCAAAGGCTGAGGCAATGCATATTCCCACTGGCAATGTGCCAGTTTTCCTGCACTCTTAATAGCCCTTGATGTAATTTGTCTTAAGTTGTTTTGCCAATCGATCAGTAAATAATGATGTCTCATTTTAATCTGTTCTTCCTCACAGGCCTGCCAGGGCACCttctcatttgtttattgtttttgcaatttccttctctgaatcGTATCCTTACTGCATtgtctttttctaattatttgtaGGCATTTTGGGGGGATTTTAACTCTTTTTGGTAAGAAGAGTTTTGTGAACATCTCCTGGTTGTCAGAGTACCTGTCTGGTACTCTGTTTACGGAACCTTTCattaaacacaatttttaatgtttctgggGCTTTATCTGTCAAGCTTTTCCTTCATGGTTTCTGaagctgtacttttttttttgtcactcagtcatgtctgactgtttgtgaccccatggactgtagcctaccaggctcctccattcatgggattttccaggcaagaatactagggtgggttgccatttccttctccaggctgtaGTCTTTCTTAAAAAGTAGCCTCTGTCCAGAGGTTATACAACTTCTCCCTTTCGTCCCATgctttttaaggttttaaaaataacatttcttaaaagttaacatgTGCATAATAAGAAACCAAACAACacaagaagcaaaaaaagaaaaagttatccATAATCAGTTTACCTTTTGATGTGTCCTTTCTAAGTCCTATCTGCATATTTAAACAATTAAGCAtccttttttttataattaagatCATACAGTTATGTGTCATGGTTTTTTCACAAATTGTGAATATTTACCATTTCAAAGTCCCAAAGCTATGAGTATTTTGATAACCAATGATACACTACACGAACTCAATctagaagagaaaaatgtaatCCTGCCTTTCTTGGCAACAAAAATTTCATAAAAGACACAAAGTGACAACAAGCATCTAGATAAAGGTATTGGCAGagtttataatttaaatactGTAGTCCCTTGatgttcaattaaaaatgagactTAAAGCAACACAGTATATAGAGCATCCCATACTagtctgtttcagtttttaaaatttagatctttaatctgcCAGTAAGTTGTTGCTGTATGTGATGTTAGTGGGAAACTTGTATTGAATATAATAGACACACTGGAAAGTGTACAAGTTCTAAGTGAATTTTCACCAACTGAACACATGCTTGTATAACCTGCATCCATTTCAAGAAATagaacaggggacttccctggtggtccagtggctaagactctgtgctcccaatgaatGGGGtccgggttcgatacctggtcagggaactagatcccacaggccccaACAATCCTCCAAGCTGTAATGAAGACCATAGATTCCcaagtgctgcaattaagacccagcgaagccatataaatatttaaaaaaacagaacacagaCAGCACCCCAGGTGCTTTGTCTCCTTCCAGTCATTATTCCCTGATGGAGGATAACCACTGTACTGACCTCTAACACCTTAGATTTCTAAggggatgattttatttttatgcagatGGTTGATTAAGTATGCCAACACCATTTATTAGATtagctactgtttttccagtgagttaaaaATCACTCCTTTGATCAATGGTACTTataaggagaaaatatatttctggatTCAGTGGATGGGTTGCATAACCCAGTGTCTAACGAAATCACATCTTCCATTATGGAGCCCAGCTGGGCTCCCCTGCAGCCTGAGCTTTGCTGGGTGGTGACTGATTTTCTCCATGTGCCTTGTGTGTGTCTAAATAGTCAGAAAAGCACTGATCGTACTGGCCCACTCAGAGAGGACATCCTTCAACTATGCCATGAAGGAGGCCGCCATAGAGGCTTTGAAGAGGAAAGGATGGGAGGTCACTGTGTCGGACCTGTATGCCATGAACTTCAATCCAGTCATCTCCAGAAAGGACATCACAGGTGGGAGCGGCTCTCCCCTTTAATTAGGTCTTTGTGGAACCTCTCCCTTGTGGGCTTTCTGGCCCCGCCTTGGCCCTCTGGCGTcagcttctcttttcctctctgcagGTAAACTGAAGGACCCCGGGAACTTTCAGTATCCTGCCGAGACTGTTTTAGCTTATAAAGAAGGCCGTCTGAGCCCAGATATTGTGGCCGAACAAAAGAAGCTGGAAGCTGCAGACCTTGTGATTTTTCAGGTGTGGTAAGACATCAGAAGGGGTGTTGAGACACTTGCGTTTTTTTGTCCCAGACCTGACACCTAATTAGCTATGTGCTCTTAGGAAAGTCACAGCCCCTTGACCATACTCTCCTTAAAGAAGGATAATTACTTCAAAGGTGCAGTATTACACAGATTTATAGATGTTATGAAGCTGGCTGTATATTCTTTGAAAGTATGACTGTGACTGCAGAGATGACATGTGAACCTTGAACTCTTTCCGAGAGTGTTTAGTCTTTTCTTCAATTAGTAATTTCTCATGGAATCACTCAAGTTTGCAGTTCTCACCCCATCTCCGTAAGCATCCTGAAGACAGTTTTGTAGAGCGAGGCACGAGAGCTTGACTTCTCTGCGATGGGAGCTCCCAGTGCAGTGTGCACTGCCCTGCTCAATGTGTTCTAGCAGCAAAACCATGGCCTTTCTCCTCCTGGAAGCTACCTCACCATTTAGCAGTCAGTACTGAAACTGGGTATGCTTCTTGTAAGTCACCTTTCCTGACAACGCTGGGCTGTACTCAGTGACTTTGCTGCTACCAATCCCAACCAGCTTTTTGGTATTAAACATGGAATGTATGCAACACTGGAAACTTCATAAGAAGTTTGATACTGGCTGTGATTTTTGCAGTTACGCAATCAGCTGCAAAGACTCTAACCTTTGAAGTCTCTTATTCTACCTGTTGCTGTGAATCAGAGCCACATAACATTTAGCCAGTGCCCCAAAGGATCCCTTTTTGGTCTACATTTTCTACTCTCTTATTGCAGTACAGCCAAGGCAGTGAGCAGTAGCAACTGTCAGTTCTGCTTCTAAGAATCACTATATTTTAGAATTGGAAAGGACGGCCTTTCAATTCAGCTTCTATCCAATGCATACATTTTCTTTACTACCAGTACAACTGTATAGGTTGCACACTGCAAAATAGCAACATAATGAAGGGCAATGTAAACTCCACAGATTTGCATATTTATTATATCAGTTTTGCAACAGATGACAGGAAGCGTCTTATTCCAGCAAAAGCAATATGCTAGAAATGATAGTCTggcaacattaaaataaatgtccTGAGGAAGGACTGCCTTCATTCCTACCAACGTGCCACATGGGCTAGGCCCTGCTCAGTTGTCTcacttctccaaaaggaacttgAGAGAGTAAACTTTTAATATCAAGCAAGCCAATCAATTCTATTTTCAGCCCTCACTGTAGAGCATTCACAGGGGACCAGATCTACTTGCTTGAATAACCTACACATCCTAAAAGCAGCAGATATGGCCTGTCACAACCGGAGCATCTTAAATGTGAGAATATGAGAAGCTACTAGAGACCCCTCAAGCCCctctttttatggatgagaaagGGGCTTGTGTGGCAGAGGTCATGCCTCACATTATTGGCAGATTCAGGGTAAGAATGCAGGTCTCATTCTCAATCATGTCCAAAACTTTACTTCCTTACTCTCTTTCCTATAGGTCTACCACTCTTCAAAGAGAAAACTACCAAGTCCTACAAATTTCTTCTCTGTCCtagctttttcttttaacctcTGGGCATGTTCCTGTCATCATAGCCTTTAAGTGAGTCAAGAAGAAATACTGGTATGGCCTTGCTCGACTTTTACCAGGACAAGAGCCCAGTAGGTCTTTCTTGTGAGAATTCCCTGACGAACCTTGGTTACGCTGATCATTTGGTAGCATTTGTGAGTGGTTTTGTTTATTCTAAATGATAGGATTTTACATCCGTGAGCACAAGGTACAGGTTTCATATTTGTGATACCACACCCACTGAAGCAAGTTCTTAAGAAAATATTGATTTAGGTGTCACACACTGAGGCCAACTTTGCCTGCAATACTTGCTGTTTAGACTTTGCTGCCAAACGAGATTTCACAGAAACAAGTCTTTATTTCACGTGGCTCTCTTCACACCCACCCGGTATTTGTTATTTGTACGTAGGAACAGGAGTGTCTAGTTGACTGACTAAGGacaatgattttctttaaaattttcttttcttgaatgtTCTACCTTCTCCAAGAGGAATGACAGGGCCTGAAGAAAGTTTGCCCCTCGGTGATGTCATGGACAGCAGCTAAGCACTGAATCTTCTGTGCTGGGGGTGTTCCCGATCTAAcctctctgtcctctgtcccTCAGTTCCCCCTGCAGTGGTTTGGAGTCCCTGCCATCCTGAAAGGCTGGTTTGAGCGGGTGCTCATAGGGGAGTTTGCTTACACGTATGCTGCCATGTATGATAAGGGGCCTTTCCGGGTAGGTggataattgttttgtttttttttttctaatgcctGGATTTTAGGAAGATTCTGTCTTGAGACAGGGTTTTGAGTGCAGTTAGATACCACAGTCAGGCTCCAGGTACCGTTGGGAGAGATGTATGGAGATTAGATAAGCCTAGAATGGCAAAATACTGAGAGTTAAAGCAGGATGGTGGATATATCATTATACTGTTTTCTCTTTATGTATTGATATGTTTGAACTTGCCCATTAAAAAAAGGAGTCTGTCTTCATTTTCTAGACACCCAAAACTATACAAGAAGCATTTTTGAGACCTAGATCACAAGCTTGATCAATACACTAGATCAACACATGCCTAGTACTGTGAGGAGACAGATTTAAAACACTCCACCTAGGCACCAGCAGTCAGCACTGATTTTGCATTACCGTGACAGCCTTCACCTGACTTGCCACATGCAAGAGTGTGGAATCCTGGGCCTGCCCCTCTGCGTACCACTTTCCAGGCTGGTACTTTTGCAGAGTCATACTGCATGGCTCAGAAGAGCCAATGTATGAAGTAATACAAGGAGCCGATCTAggcggaggtgggggtggtggtggtacttttatattcttttccctgAGGCTGATTCATTAACTTCTTGTCATCAAAGAGATGTGGATGCTAATGCCTTTTCTTTTACAGAATAAGAAGGCAGTGCTTTCCATCACCACCGGTGGCAGCGGCTCCATGTACTCTCTGCAGGGTATCCATGGGGACATGAACATCATTCTCTGGCCAATTCAGGTATCTAGTTTTCAGTGACCCTTCGGGGGATTAACTGAATTTTCTATTGGGTCCAGATCCTCCAGATAGCATTTCGAAACAGACCTGAGGTATGAAGATGAAAGAACTATAGAAGGGGCTTCCTCTTAGGACTGACCTGTCTTCCCAGGACCCCAGGCTTATAGAATAACTCATGTGTGTACACAATATCACTCTCTCCTGCTAGCCAGAGGATAGCGTGGATGACTCCCCCAGGTTTGCACAGCCACGTGACTGGCATCTCTCACCAATCTCCCTGTCTTCCTCCAAGTTGCTGCTGCAGTCTCACAGACtatcagagcccaagaaaagttAAGAAATTATTTAGTTCAGCTGATAAAACTGAAGTCTGAAGCAGGATTTTTGGTGGTCACTGGACCCTCAGGATAATCTCGTAAGGCTGGCAAGAAGAGCACGTGAGGTGGCCATCTACAGGATGAAGGAatcaatattaataataacattgGAGAACAAATGGCAAGAACAGTTTATGAAGACTCGTCTGGTAAtgtggaaaggcagagaaacgCACCTCTGCAGGTCTTGGCAACAGTCAGCTGCTGAGAAGCTGAAACTCTCCTTGAGGTAACCGAACTTTCGGTGCTTTTGGCAGATAGTGCCAGGTTGGCACAGTTTCAGAGGCTTTATTCATTAAGAGAAGACTACAGCTGAATAAGCTAAAATAGGTAACAGCTAGGTACAGAGAGCACAAGGTGAGAGGAGGGAGCTATGAACTAACTCTCAAGGCCTTCACATCAGGGTGTCCtactgggaagcccagattaacTTTCGCTGTCTGTGGTACAAGGCGCGTGGCGTTTGACCTGTGACTCACCTCTGTGCTCTGTGTATCCCCAGAGTGGCACTCTGCACTTCTGTGGCTTCCAAGTCTTGGAACCTCAACTGACATACAGCATTGGGCACACTCCCGAGGATGCCCGAGTTCAGATCCTAGAAGGATGGAAGAAACGCCTGGAGAATATTTGGGATGAGATGCCGCTGTATTTTGCTCCAAGTAGCTTCTTTGACCTAAACTTCCAGGCAGGATTCTTAATGAAAAAGGAGGTGCAGGATGAGCAGAAAAGTAAGAAATCTGGCCTTTCTGTGGGCCATCACTTGGGCAAATCCATCCCAATGGACAACCAGATCAAAGCCATAAAATAAGATTCACAAGACTGGACTTCCTTCTAAAAATGTAACCAAATCTTGGTTTCTATTTTGAGCTTCCTTTATTTGCTTTAGTTTTTAAgatctgtgcttttctttttccacgAGGAATGGATAGTAGAGAACAGACTAAATTCTTATGTTTTCGCATAGCTCTTTTAAACGATATAACCAATTCTTAGGATTGCTGTCATGGCAAAATCCGCTCAGGCTCGAAAGGGCTCTTAGGGTGTAGAGCAGACAGAAGTCAGAGACGCCAGACGGGATTCTTTAGGCCTCTACACAGTTCAATTCCTCTCTCTTTAGGGATGCATCGTTAGGAATAAATCTGGCTAGAGGGCATCCACACTCCTCAAtgatctatttttctttaattacctCCCTGTGGTTTATGGCAGAAGGGAATTGCTCAGAGGAAGAAACGACAGAATCTGTCTGACCTAAGGGACTTAATAATTGCTACTCTCTGCTTGTTTGTGATATATATTAGCTTTATTACTACACAATGACTACCATGCCTATATGAATGTCCTTCTTCCTTCAACTTTGTTGTTGGTTAATACAGATACCTTGAAatgaaaagttaataaaaatctttttcactTCAATCTTCTGATTTGGTATCTGCAAATAAACCAATACATCTATAACTACATCTGCTATAGTGAATGAATTCACCTAAGGAAAGAGTACGCCTAATACCTAAAAACAGCCTCCCACAAATAGTACTTCATTTTTTGATCCATATAACTAACCTGGAATTTTCCCTGTATCATTTATAAACTGatgactttcctttcaaggatgTGTTTTGGTTCCATGAATCTGGGGGCAAAATTGTAAGCCTAGAGTTTCACTAACTTTGGTAAATGATTTTGGCATTCATAGTCTAACTTCCTGTTTAAATGACTGAGGTGCATCTCTACTAAGTGTTGGTATAATCCAAgttgaaaatgatgaaagaatGCCCTCTTGTggtccagagaaagaaaacacgAGAAACGATGCAAAACAAGGTTGCCTCTTACCTGCCAAGGAAATGATGGCATCAGGCAGGAGAACTTCATGTGCCAGATGCCAGCAAGCACTGGGTATTCTTTCCATAATATCCACAATGGCAGATGGCTGGATGCTTCAGtttgaaaacatatgaaaatgtttCCTGTTGCCTTTATCCTCACTGCAGTTTTATGTAAATTTCTAAAAgttccaaatgaaataaaatccatTTCTATAAAACAAACTCAAATTCACTGGTTTCAGGCAAAAGTGGAATCTACCGGGGAAGGGATCAGAGGATTCAGTGATAAACTGTGGCCAGAAGCCTAAACGGTCACCTGGCTTAAAAGCATGCCCAATAGGGCTGCTTCATTCTGAATGGTAATGGAACCAATTAAGATTCTCTCAGGGGATTTAAAGGACATTTAAGATCAAGGAAGTagtgcttagttgctaagtcatgtctgactctttgcaaccccgtggaatgtagctggccaggctcctccgtcaatgggatttcccagggaagaatactggagtgggttactatttccttctctaggagtcttcccaacccagggatcaggagAGTGGTatagaaatcaagaaaaacacAGAATGTAATAAATAAATGCCAAGGGGCAATATTTATTGTGACTTGCCTGAATTATCTTGATTAATCAATGGGGCAGGCATTCTTCTAGGCACTGGGAATACAGCAGACAAAATACCTATCCTCACAGAGGATTGCATTCCATGATAGAAGAACAAATGTCAGTCAGGTGATAAATGTTAGAAAGGAAGAGCAGGTGAGAAGGTTAGAGATGGGATCCGAGTTTTATACAGGGTGATCAAGAAAGATCTAATAAGGTTATATTTGAGTAAAGACTTTATAATGTTAAGAGACTGAGACATGTGGATCCCTGAAGGAAAGGCATACCGGGAGTGATGTGAGCACAAACCCATGACGTAGCAGCATGATCAGTCTGTTTTAGGGAGCGAAAGGAACTTAGTGTGATCaaagcagagaaagcaagagatgGATGGGTCAGACACACAGCCAGGACAGACCACAAAGGGCCTTACAAGCATTGTGAAATGTAGAAATAGGAAGTCAGTCACTGGATGGTTTTGAGCAAAGGTGTAACATGGGGCTTATGTTTAAATCTGGCTGGTGTGTGAAGACTCAAGTATGAGGAGCAAAGAGAGAAGTAGAATTGTTGGGAAACTGTTATGACAATCAAGGCAACAAATACTTTGGTTCAAAGTGACAGCAATTGCTGTATTGAGAAGTGGCTGGATTCTGGATATATTTCAAAGGTCAGAGTAACATGATGACAGATTGTTATCAAGGTCAAAAAATACAAACCCTCAGAGGTATTTTAGCTTAAATAACTGGAAGAATGGAGATTTCACTTTGCTTAGATGAGGAAGAATCTGGAAAGAGAACTGGGGGCAGAAGATGGGAATGGGAAGGGGAGGATCAAAATTTGACTTCAGACATGTTATGTCTGAGATACCTGTTGTGACTGTCAAGTAGACAGTTGGGTAATAGGAACTTGGAATAAAGTCAACATGtagaaatatataaagcaatGTGACTGGATGGGATCAACTGGAAATTGAGTTACGATAGAGAAGAGATATAATGATTGACTTCTAGAGGTCTCCAACATTAGGTCAAGAAGATGAGAAGAGAAAAGGCCAATGAAGCAAGAGAGATGTGCGTGGTGTCCTGACAGCCGAGGGAAGAAAGTGTTTCAGATTGTCAAATACTGCTGATAAGCTGAGTGAAACAGGCATGGGAATTGACTTTTGAGAGGCCACTGGTGGTGCTGACAAGAGCTATTTCTGGAGAGTAGGGTGATAAACCCTGATTGGAATGGGTTTAAGAGGGAATGGAAGGAGAGGAAGTGGAAATTGTGAATATGTGGGATGTGTGGtcaaagaaaattgttttttaagagaTGAGGAACATTACGGAAAATTCATATTCTAGTGGGTATGAGAAAAGGTTTTGATGCTGGAGAAAGAGGGTAATTATATCTATaaaactgaatccctttgctgtttacctgaaactaacccGACACTGTAAGTCAattacaacagaaaataaaaatcaaaaataagaattaaattaaaatttaaaattaaattacaaataaaaaaagaaagaggataaTTAAAGGACCATgtatttgaaaaagcaaaaggataTGGATCCAGTTAACCAGAGGCAGAAGAACAAAGCAGTATCAGGACTAGTATGACTAATACAGGGTTAACACGAGGCACTTGGTTCATGTGTGCCAGGAACTAAGTAGTTTTATGCTGATTAacttacataatttttataacaaCCCTTAGGGGATCATTCTAGTTTTCTTTCCActttataaagaaactgaggaatGGAGAAGTTAAACATTTGGTATAGGAGCCAGAACTTCACCCAGGAAGCAAACTCAAGAGCCTATGCTTTTAAATGCTCCTGTGCCTCAGCACAGGCAGGGGCAATGACCACGAAACAGAGCGTAAGAGCGGTCATCAGCTGTCTTCCTGAAAGACCGTAAGTGCTGCTACTGAGAAACTAtagctattttttaattggaagataattgttttacaatgttgtggtggcttctgccgtataacatgagtcagccataagagagtgtgtgtgtatgtgtgtgtgtcccctctctcttgagccacCCTCTCCCTGTCCCCATGCCAcctaagttgtcacagagcaccaggccaggctccttgtgttatatacagcagcttcccactagccatctaatTTACACATGGTAGTACGTATTTGTCAGTAGCTGCTTTTACACTTCTAAAGTCCCCCTGTGTCCCTAAGCAGGGATAAATGATGTTCAGTTCTCTGACAGGCCTAATTATATGGCTGCTGAGAACTGTTTGCTCCTTATGAGATGACAAAGCAGGACTCTTATCAGCTTGAAGTAGAGCAGGAAAACTGTCTCCCTTGTTCTGGACACTGTAACTTAGACTATGTAACCCAGGACCACATCAGCCTTTCTGGCAGCCATCTTCAGATTAAAAATAcccaaatatttttgatatttatacTTACTAATTGCATTTGGTTATTACTCCTTTCCAATGCTGCTGAAGTCCATAAATGCTAAGAGAcaacttttaaacatatttagAACAATGGCAGCAGTGCTATTACTTTAGACCCCTAAAGTGAAAACTCATTTAGATGGATTATATACATTTGGATGTTAAAAAATTCAGTCACTTTCACAGAATCAACAGATACCATCTATATGTGATAAGAAAGTATAAGAAATTGTTTAAAGCAGCACTACTGAAGCTTCAGTTATTTATACATCACATATACAATATTCATGTATCACctttattagtatttatttagaattttggcTTTGACTCACATTTCCCCATAGTCGAGTAAGGAGacacattatatatttttctaatgtacatccaaacacacacacatatatgtttaaaaataatgtttaccCATGTAAATCACCTAAAATCATTCTGAATGATTAACTTATAAAAAGAGACTTCCTCTGGATGTGGGACTGAGGGCTGGGGAGACTTTGTTTTCATCAAAAGCACCTCCATAATTCATAACTTGTCACcacatgtatgtattattttactAAACATGAAACACtttaagtaaaacaaataaaaattctatcACACTAAGTCACTTTTGTACACTACCCGGTAAAACAGTAGGTACAATgtcactattaaaaatatttctgtatttcataCCTTTTcctaatgacttttttttaagttcagtcaCATACTCATGTTGTTCAAAATTGACATTCTTAGATATGACTTCATTTGCAAAGTCTGAGGAAAAAAGACAGTTAACCActacaaaatgaaaactttcaatgttttatttttgactgcagcTGTTTACAGAAATATA encodes:
- the NQO1 gene encoding NAD(P)H dehydrogenase [quinone] 1, with translation MAVRKALIVLAHSERTSFNYAMKEAAIEALKRKGWEVTVSDLYAMNFNPVISRKDITGKLKDPGNFQYPAETVLAYKEGRLSPDIVAEQKKLEAADLVIFQFPLQWFGVPAILKGWFERVLIGEFAYTYAAMYDKGPFRNKKAVLSITTGGSGSMYSLQGIHGDMNIILWPIQSGTLHFCGFQVLEPQLTYSIGHTPEDARVQILEGWKKRLENIWDEMPLYFAPSSFFDLNFQAGFLMKKEVQDEQKSKKSGLSVGHHLGKSIPMDNQIKAIK